Below is a genomic region from Bacillus thermozeamaize.
AAGCATGGGGAGTGGATATCGCGGTAACGGGTTCTCAGAAGGCGCTCATGCTGCCGGCCGGATTGGCCTTTGTCGCTGTCAGCGAGCGGGCCTGGGAAAGGATTCACGCTTGCGCAACCCCTCGCTTCTATCTCGATTTGCGCACCTATCAAAAAAATCTTCTGGATTCGACCACTCCCTATACACCAGCCATCTCTCTCCTCTACGGCCTGCGCGAGGCGTTACAGATGATCGAGGAAGAAGGGCTTGAGGAGGTCTACCGTCGGCACCGCCTGATGCGCGATATGACCCTGGCCGGGCTGAAGACGCTCGGGCTGCCGCTTCTGGCCGATGAAGCCTACGCCTCCCCCACCGTGACGGCTGTCAAAGGCATCGAAGGAGCCAGCGCCGAGCAGATCAGGGCAATCGCAAAAAAACAATACCAGATGACCCTGGCAGGCGGGCAGAAACATTTGAAATCGGCGATTTTCCGGATCGGCCACATGGGGTATTGCGATCCATTGGACGTGCTGAATGTCCTCTCCGTTCTGGAACTGACGCTTTATGAATTGAAAATTGATGTTTCCTTTGGACAGGCAATCAAGGCTGCACAAGAGGTGATGGTTGGTGTATCGAATTCTGGTCAGTGATCCGCTCAGCGAGTACGGTTTGCAAAAACTGTTGCAAGCTCCGGATGTCGAGGTGGTTCAAAAAACAGGACTTTCAGAAGCAGAGTTGATCCAACTGATCCCTGACTTTGATGCGCTGCTGGTACGCAGCCAGACCAAAGTGACGGCACAAGTCCTGGAAGCGGGCCGGAGATTGAAAGCGGTAGGAAGAGCAGGCGTTGGCGTCGATAATATCGACCTGGAAGCGGCCACCCGGTACGGTATTGCCGTCATCAACGCACCAGACGGCAATACCATTACCACTTCGGAGCATACCTTTGCGATGTTGCTGGCGCTGGCGCGCCGCATCCCGCAGGCCTATCGTTCGACCATCCAAGGCGAATGGCGGCGGAAAGATTTTGTCGGCGTGGAACTGAGGGATAAAATCCTGGGGATCATCGGTTTTGGCCGGATCGGTTCGGAAGTTGCGAAGCGGGCCAAAGCATTCCAGATGAAGATCCTGGCATACGATCCCTTTTTGACCCGGGAGCGGGCGGAAAAAATGGGGATTGTCCTGGCCAGCTTGGACGAAATCTACCGGCAGGCCGATTTTATTACCGTGCATACACCGCTGAACAAGGACACGCGGCATATGATCAGCACGGAAGCGTTTGAAAAGATGAAGCAAGGCGTGCGGATTATCAACTGTGCCCGGGGCGGGATCATTGATGAAAAAGCCCTCGTCGAAGCCATTCGCAGCGGCAAGGTGGCTGGGGCGGCCCTGGACGTCTTTGAAAATGAACCGCCTGCCAAAGACAACCCTCTCCTGTCCATGGATGAGGTGATCGTCACCCCGCACCTTGGCGCTTCCACCGTTGAGGCGCAGGAAAATGTAGCGCTAGATGTTTCAGAGGAGATCCTTCATCTTTTGCGCGGGGAACCGTTCAAAAACGCCGTCAACCTTCCCAGCATTCCACCGGAGATGATGGAAAAAATCCAGCCCTATTTTGACCTGTGCGAAAAACTGGGACTCTTTGTGGCCCAAATGGCGGACAGCGGCATTAAAGAGGTGGTCATCACCTATTCTGGCGAGCTGCGGGACCTGAATACGGATCCCTTGACGCGCAATGTACTAAAAGGCATCCTGTCTTATTACCTGACGGGAGAAGTCAATTATATCAACGCCCCCCATTTGGCGGCGAAAAAAGAGATCCATGTCCTGGAGCAAAAATCATCTCACAGCCGGGGTTTTACCAGTTTGATCACGGTGACCCTGCGCACCAGCCAGGAAGAGCATTCGGTCTCCGGAACGCTCCTCAACGGGTATGGGGCCCGGATCATCAAGATCGACAACTATTCGATCGATGTGGAACCAAGCGGCCATTTCTTGCTCATTTCCCACCAGGACAAACCTGGCATGATTGGTCAGGTGGGACAGGTGCTCGGCGACAACGGCATCAACATCGCCACGATGCAGGTAGGACGGCAGTCGGCGGGAGGCAAGGCGATTATGTTGCTGTCGATTGACAAGGAAGCCGATCCTGATGTCCTGGCGAAAATCCAAGATTTGGCCGATATCCACGACGTAACGGAAATCGATTTGTAATCAATCGTTTTGTCATCATGGTGATGTGAGATGAAAAAACTGCCCGGAGCAAAAGCCCGGGCAGTCAGTTTTGCGGAGGCTCAAACGGCAGGACGATGGAAAAGGTAGTACCCTTTCCGACCTGACTTTTGGCCGTGATCATCCCGCCGTGAGCCTCGACGATATTTTTGACAATGGCCAGTCCCAATCCCGTGCCGGCCTTTCCCCGCGTGCGCGCCTTGTCCGTCTTGTAAAACCGTTCAAAGACAAACGGCAAGTCTTCCGTGGGGATGCCTACCCCTGTGTCCTCCACTTCGATCAGCACCTCATGATCCAATGCCTGCATGCGCAATGTGACCTTTCCGCCGTCCGGAGTGTGCCGCAAGGCATTATCTACAAGATTGGTAAACACTTGCTCCAACCGGTCTTCGTCCGCCTGGATCGCGGGGATGGGGGTTTCCTTGACCAGTTCCAGCAACAGGTTGGATTCCTCCGCCATCCGCTCAAACTTGTTCAGGACATGTTCGCACAGCTCCACAATGTTCACCTTTTGCAACTGCAGCTTGAGCTGCCCGGACTCCATGCGCGCCAGGTCGAGCAACTCATTCACCAGTTTCCCCATCCGGAGTGACTCGTCATGAATGATCCTGACCAGCGCCTTTTGCTCTTCTTCGGTTTGGACCACATTGTCAATGATCGCCTCGCTGTATCCCTGCAGCATGGCAATCGGTGTCCGCAATTCATGCGAAATGTTGGCCACAAAATCGTTCCGCAGCTTGTCCAGCTTTCGCTCTTCTGTCACATCCCGCAGAACGGCCACCGCTCCCCGGACGCCTTGATTTTTTTCTGACAGTTCCCGGTACAGCGGGGTAATCACCACCGACCAGGTGCGTCCGTTGGCCGATACATCCCCGCTTTGTTCCTTTCCTTCTCTCAAGACATTCTGATACAACGGAATGAGAGGTTCGGGCAGGCCGATCGCTTCTCCATTCGCCTCCGTTTCTCCATGCCTGAGATGATACAACATCTTTCTGACTGGCGGATTGGTGATGAGAATCTTACCGCGCTCGTCCACGGTGAAGACACCGTCCGTCATGCTGTTGAGGATGCTGGAGAGCTGCTCTTTTTCTTTTGACAGGTCTTTAATCGTCGTTTCCAAATCTTCCGCCATGCGGTTAAAGGTTTTGGCCAGCTCGCCAATTTCATCGGTCGTGCGAATCGGCACCCGGACTTGGAAATTTCCATGGCTGATCTGATCCGCCGCCTTTTTCATCTGCAGGACGGGGCGGGTGATGCGCGTAGAGAGGAAAAAGGCAAAGACCGTTGTCATGATGATGGCGATGCCGGCCGCATACAGGATGTACCACTTGGCACCATTGGTCGTCTCAACCAAATTTTTCAACGATTGATAAAGGATGACTGAACCTGTGATCTGACCTTGCTGATCGTGATAGGGAACCGCGACCACAAGAATGTCGCCGCTTACGTTGCTGCCGAAAAAGAGGCTGGAACTTCCCGCTTTCCCGAGAGAGCGATGCACAGAAATGGTACCGCCTCGATGCACGTGGCTCAATTCCTCGGGATTCAACAATTCCGCAGTCGTAAGCTGCGGCAGCTCCGGATCGGCGGCAAAGTGGCTGAATTCCGCCTTTTCGGAATGCAAGTTGTGGACGATCAGGCTGGTTTGGTACGCCTCCAGAAGATGGCCTGCCGTATCGACGGCCAGATTTTTGTCTGGATAGGTTTGAAAGATGTATGCTAATCGCTCGGCGAGATTCAGCAGATTGTCCGATTGCTGGCGTGAATAGTACCCCTCAAGAAACTGCCCCAACAGGAGCGTCAACAATATCAGGACAATCGTGACCATTCCAATAATCGTCGCCCATAATTTGACGACAACCCCTCTCCAGAACGCCAATTACTCCCTCACCTCAAGTTTATAGCCTACACCCCAGACGGTCTTGATCATTTCCGCAGCCTCTTTGGACACACTGCTCAATTTTTCCCGCAGCCGCTTGACATGGGTATCGACGGTCCGCAAGTCCCCGAAAAACTCATAATTCCAGACATCCTTGAGAAGCTGTTCGCGGGTGAACACCTTGTCAGGGGACAACGCCAGATAATAAAGCAAGTCGTATTCCTTGGGCGTCAAGTAAACCTCTTTGTCTTCCACTGTCACTTTGTGCGCATCATGATCAATCGTCAAGTGGGGATACACGATCAAGTTTTTGGCTTTTTCCGCCCCCAGGTAAGCCGTCGCCGAGGAGCGCCGCAACACAGCCTTGACACGGTAAATCAATTCCCGCGGGCTGAATGGCTTGGGCACATAATCGTCTGCACCGACTTCAAAACCTTGAATGCGGCTGGATTCTTCCCCCCGGGCCGTGAGCATGATCACCGGGGTGGCTTTCTTCTCACGCAATTTCTGGCAAACTTCAATCCCGTCCATCTTCGGGAGCATCAGGTCCAGAATGATCAACTGATAATCGTTGGCCAGCGCCTTTTCCAGCGCCAACTTGCCGTCTTCGGCTTCTTCGATGAGATAACCCTCTCTTTCCAGATACAGGCGCAACAAATTGCGTATCCGTTCCTCATCATCCACGACCAAAATTTTTTCAGCTACATTCTTTTCGTCGGCTGTACCGCTTGCCTGTTGCACCTCATCGGCACCTCCACACCTCAAATGGTCTTAATCTTTATTATACGAAAAAAAGCGGCGGACAAGCGTCCTGCCGCAGGAAAACTTATGAACCTTTTGTGTCAAGCATTTTTTTCAGGCGTGACACTTCTTTCCTTGACAAAAAACGAAATTGGCCAGGCTTCAAATCGCCCAAATGCAACGGTCCCTGCTGAATCCGTTTCAAGGAAAGCACCGGATAACCGATGGCATCAAACATCCGCCGCACTTGCCGGTTTCGGCCCTCGTGCAAATGAATGCGGCAGAGGGAATCATATCCGCCTCCCCGTTCCTTGACGCGCAGCAACCGTACGATCGCAGGCGCCGTCCGGCCATCTTCCAGTTCGATGCCATCACGCAATTTTTGCAAATCGCTTTCTGTCGGCCTGCCTTTTACCCACACCAGGTAAACCTTTTCCACTTCAAAACGGGGATGCATCATCCGGTAGGCCAATTCCCCGTCATTGGTCAACAATAACAGGCCTTCAGAATCGTAATCCAGCCGGCCTACAGGAAAGACACGCTCCGAAAGGGGCACAAGGTCGGTAACCACCCTTCTCCCTTGCGGATCGCTGGTGCTGGTGATCACGCCCTTGGGTTTGTTGATGATGATGTAAACCTTGTCTTTTGGCTCCGTCCGGATCAGCTTGCCGCGAACCCGGATCTCATCGGTCTGCGGATTGACTTTGGTACCCAGCTGGGTGATCACTTTTCCGTTGACTTCCACCCATCCCTTGCGAATCCACTCTTCACTCTTTCTGCGAGAGGCTACACCCGCTTGGGCCAGCACTTTTTGGAGTCGTACCTGGAACATGTTCTTCCCTTTCTGGAACCGATCGGTTTTTGAGACATGGTTACGTTGCAAAGACAAGCCGGACGATGAAAACGGATGCGATGACAGCGACAAAATCGGCCAAAAGCCCTACTTTTAATGCATAGCGGCTGTTTCGGATGCCTACCGCGCCAAAATAAACGGCAAGCACGTAAAGCGTCGTGTCGCTGCTGCCATACATCGTGGAGGCCAGGCGGCCGAGGAAAGAATCGGGCCCATAGGTATCGATGATGTCGGTGGTGATGGCAAGCGACCCAGATCCCGAGATGGAACGGATCAGGGCCAGCGGCATGACCTCTTCCGGTATACCGAGCCAGTGCCCCACCGGGGCGATCAGCCGAACCAACAAGTCCATCGCCCCTGATTCGCGAAACACGGTGACCGCAACCATCATGGCGACAAGATGAGGGATCAGATCGACCGCCGTCTGAAACCCTCCCTTTGCCCCCTCGATGAACACTTCATAGACCGGCACCCTCTTCCAGAAGGCGGTCAGCAAAATGGTCATCAACAAGAGCGAAATGAACCAGACGGAAAGGGTGGAGACGAGCCCGACCATTTCACGATTTCTCCCCGTTCTGGCGCTGCTCCCGCCATTGAAACCACTTGTCAATGCAAATCGCGGAAATGGTGGCGATAAAGGTGGCCGCCAGCGTCGTGCCGATAATCTCCGTCGGATTGGCTGACTGATATGTCATCCGGATGCCGATGATGGTGGTCGGAATCAGGGTCAGTCCGGAGGTGTTGAGGGCCAAAAGCGTACACATGGCGGGGGTGGCGATCTCCTTCTTGGGGTTCAATGTCTGGAGCTCTTTCATCGCCGCAAGGCCCATTGGCGTCGCCGCATTCCCCAGGCCGAACAGGTTGGCTGTAAGATTGGACAAGATATACCCTTCCGCAGGATGTCCCGGGGGAACGGATGGAAACAAAAAGCGGACCACAGGCCGCAACAGATTGCCAAGCGCTTGCAGCAACCCGGCTTCTTCTGCAATTTTCATCAATCCCAGCCACAATGTCAATATGCTGATCAAGCCCAAACTGATGGTTACACCCGTTTTGGCCCCTTCAAAGACCGCTTCGTTGATCACTTCAATCTTTCCCTGCATGCCCGCGACAAGAATCCCGGACAAAATCATCAAGAGCCAGATCAGATGGATCACCGTTCTCCTCTCCCCCGATTTCCCAGTAATGATTCTATCTTCCGCTGATCTGTATCGGCAATGCGGCCAATTGTTTCCCCTGAAATGTGACGATCACCTTACCGACTTGCGTTCCCTTCGGCGCCTCCTGCAACCGGTTGGCGGACAGATCCGTCAAGATCACCCTTACCTGGATATCTTGGATTTCATCCTCTGCCAGAGGGTACTTAAAAGTTTTTCCGACTTCCAGACGACGGTTCAGCTGTCGCCATTGCGGTGGCGCGGGCACCTCCTGGCCTTCCTCCAGGAGAACGCGCTGCGGATAATGCGCAAACCCGTAATCCAGCAAACTGGCATGATCTCTCCAGTCATCCGGATCGTTCAGCGTCACCACGACCAACTGTTGTCCATTCCGCGTGGCAGAAGAAACCAATGTTCTCCCCGCTTTGCGGGTAAAGCCTGTCTTTACGCCGTCCGCCCCTTCGTACAAGTGGAGCATTTTGTTCTTGTTCCGCCAGCTGCGTTGCCATTCTTCTCCCAACCAGGATACACGCTTTTTTTCGGTCTTTACGATTTCCTGGAATACGGGATTTTTCAACGCATAGGCAGCCAGAATGGCCATATCGCGCGCGGACGAATAATGTCCATCCTGATCCAGGCCATGGGAATTGGCAAAATGGGTGTGATTCATCCCCAATTCCCAAGCTTTGGCATTCATCAGATCGGTAAACGCTTCTTCCGACCCGGCCAGGTGCTCTGCAATGGCCACGGCGGCATCATTGCCGGAACGCAGGATCAAGCCATAAAGCAGTGTTTCCAGCCGAACCTTCTCCCCCGGTCGCAGGTAAATCGACGACCCCTCCATCCGGCAAGCATTCGGACTGACGACAACCTGATCGTCAAGCTTGCCGTATTCAATCGCCAATATCGCGGTCATGATCTTGGTGATACTGGCGATGGGCCGCTCCTCCTCAGCGCGTTTTTGATAAAGGACACGTTTGGAGTCCACATCCATCAAGATCGCATTTTGTGCCTGAACCTCAGGTTCGGCGTGGGCTGGAGAGGCTTGAAAGAAACAAACGGTTATGATCAAGGTCAACCAGAGATATGACGGTCGATGTTTCAGCCGCTTTCCGAGATTCCGTTGATCATCCCCCACTTGAGTGAACCTCCCATTGTTCTCATATATACGAGCCTGGTTCGAAGAATATGAGACAAGGTTAAACCGGAAAGCGTGTATCCTGATTCCCCTGACGTTCATTTTTCTGAAACATCGTCTGAATTTTTTCCAATACGTGTGGCGCCAAGTCAAGCGCC
It encodes:
- a CDS encoding class V aminotransferase, which translates into the protein MISDKTRLRIPGPTPIPPRVVRAMSQPMIGHRSQECSQLIEELSNRLKPVFGTSHPVIILTSSGTSALEAAVVNTVQPGDEVIVVVTGAFGDRFASIAERYQAKVHRLDIPWGQACTPDELIPYLQKYPNTKMVFATYCETSTGVLNPIAELAAAVRAHSDALLAVDGVSAIGGAPFDMEAWGVDIAVTGSQKALMLPAGLAFVAVSERAWERIHACATPRFYLDLRTYQKNLLDSTTPYTPAISLLYGLREALQMIEEEGLEEVYRRHRLMRDMTLAGLKTLGLPLLADEAYASPTVTAVKGIEGASAEQIRAIAKKQYQMTLAGGQKHLKSAIFRIGHMGYCDPLDVLNVLSVLELTLYELKIDVSFGQAIKAAQEVMVGVSNSGQ
- a CDS encoding phosphoglycerate dehydrogenase, with amino-acid sequence MYRILVSDPLSEYGLQKLLQAPDVEVVQKTGLSEAELIQLIPDFDALLVRSQTKVTAQVLEAGRRLKAVGRAGVGVDNIDLEAATRYGIAVINAPDGNTITTSEHTFAMLLALARRIPQAYRSTIQGEWRRKDFVGVELRDKILGIIGFGRIGSEVAKRAKAFQMKILAYDPFLTRERAEKMGIVLASLDEIYRQADFITVHTPLNKDTRHMISTEAFEKMKQGVRIINCARGGIIDEKALVEAIRSGKVAGAALDVFENEPPAKDNPLLSMDEVIVTPHLGASTVEAQENVALDVSEEILHLLRGEPFKNAVNLPSIPPEMMEKIQPYFDLCEKLGLFVAQMADSGIKEVVITYSGELRDLNTDPLTRNVLKGILSYYLTGEVNYINAPHLAAKKEIHVLEQKSSHSRGFTSLITVTLRTSQEEHSVSGTLLNGYGARIIKIDNYSIDVEPSGHFLLISHQDKPGMIGQVGQVLGDNGINIATMQVGRQSAGGKAIMLLSIDKEADPDVLAKIQDLADIHDVTEIDL
- a CDS encoding DNA-binding response regulator — translated: MQQASGTADEKNVAEKILVVDDEERIRNLLRLYLEREGYLIEEAEDGKLALEKALANDYQLIILDLMLPKMDGIEVCQKLREKKATPVIMLTARGEESSRIQGFEVGADDYVPKPFSPRELIYRVKAVLRRSSATAYLGAEKAKNLIVYPHLTIDHDAHKVTVEDKEVYLTPKEYDLLYYLALSPDKVFTREQLLKDVWNYEFFGDLRTVDTHVKRLREKLSSVSKEAAEMIKTVWGVGYKLEVRE
- a CDS encoding pseudouridine synthase translates to MFQVRLQKVLAQAGVASRRKSEEWIRKGWVEVNGKVITQLGTKVNPQTDEIRVRGKLIRTEPKDKVYIIINKPKGVITSTSDPQGRRVVTDLVPLSERVFPVGRLDYDSEGLLLLTNDGELAYRMMHPRFEVEKVYLVWVKGRPTESDLQKLRDGIELEDGRTAPAIVRLLRVKERGGGYDSLCRIHLHEGRNRQVRRMFDAIGYPVLSLKRIQQGPLHLGDLKPGQFRFLSRKEVSRLKKMLDTKGS
- a CDS encoding spore maturation protein, translating into MVGLVSTLSVWFISLLLMTILLTAFWKRVPVYEVFIEGAKGGFQTAVDLIPHLVAMMVAVTVFRESGAMDLLVRLIAPVGHWLGIPEEVMPLALIRSISGSGSLAITTDIIDTYGPDSFLGRLASTMYGSSDTTLYVLAVYFGAVGIRNSRYALKVGLLADFVAVIASVFIVRLVFAT
- a CDS encoding nucleoside recognition protein, with amino-acid sequence MIHLIWLLMILSGILVAGMQGKIEVINEAVFEGAKTGVTISLGLISILTLWLGLMKIAEEAGLLQALGNLLRPVVRFLFPSVPPGHPAEGYILSNLTANLFGLGNAATPMGLAAMKELQTLNPKKEIATPAMCTLLALNTSGLTLIPTTIIGIRMTYQSANPTEIIGTTLAATFIATISAICIDKWFQWREQRQNGEKS